The genomic window TTATTTCCTATGCTCACATCATCATTGCTGTCCTGAGAATTCGCTCTGCCCAGGGTCGCAGGAAAGCCTTCTCTACTTGCTCTTCCCACCTTCTAGTTGTCACCCTATTTTATGGGACAGGAATATTTGTTTACATGAAACCTCAGTCCCTGTCCTCTCCAGAATACAACAAGATTGTTTCTGTGTTTTATGTGGCTTTCACACCTACCCTCAACCCTCTCATCTATAGCTTGAGGAATAATGAAGTGAAAATGGCATTGAGAAAACTTTTGGGGAAACGTGAAGATGCTTAATTGTGCATATACTATTCATGAGTCTATGTGTGGAAAACTTAAACCCAAGCAGGCTCcttgttttttcttccagaagTTTGTAATGTGTCTGTTCTTATTTCTGGaaccttaacctctcagtttcattcaatattttcctttatcACTTTAGGAAACATCTAAACTCTGTCCTGGTTTCCTCTCTATTTTTCATATTAAGAGAAATGAAATAGTCTTCATTTCCTTAAACCACCACAGGTTTTAACTAAGACAGTAGCACTTCATTTGGCATATTAAGAATTATTATACTACAAATTAGATTtaaataatgattataataattgGCAGAATCACAGGTGGTGTTATGGAATTGGGGGCCATTTGCTTGTGGGTAGAGGATTTGGGTGGGAATAACAATTTGAATGGGCAGAGGTAGGttatttgggggagaggggtttAGGAGGACACAGGATGGGACAGGTAATAGAGGAGGAGCTTACCTAGGGAAtggttggggttttttggggagAGTGATAGAATTTATGTGCTAGCTTTCTAATTTAActtattgttttcatttaatcctaatttcatttttttgagtgtAAATGCTGCCAGTGCCCTCCAGTTTTGCCACTACAGGGGAGTGCCCTAATTATACTACTTAATTTCAACCTTTTGAGGTTCCTGAAATATCTGCTTGGATTCTATGCATGAAAATAAGACACATATAAAAATCAATTGCAAAGTACATACTGATTTtgctattattgttttattagtcctttcaatcatatctgactgtgttctcatttgggttttcttggcaaagatactgtagttttccatttctttttccagttcatttcacagatgaagcaactgagacaagtgttaagtgacttggccagtcaCACAGATGGTGTTGGAAGCTTGATTTGGACTCAGTATGATGAGACTTCCTAACTTTAgacccagtattctttccacaatGCTATGCAGTTGTTCCATTAAAGTTTTGTGTTGTCGTTGCTTAGTTGTTtccagtcatgtccgactctttgtgaccacttttggggttttcttgatcaaggtactagagtggtttctaTTTTGTTCTTCAGCCcagttagagatgaggaaactgagcaaacagggtcaagtgaattccccagggttacacagctagtaagtatttgaatccagatttgaactcaggtctttctcattccAGGCCTGACATTTTATCCAATGAGTCACTTAACTACCATGATCTTCTTATATTTCACTGAGCCCTGGTCACATGACCTAGTATGATGGAGTCAACTGCCCCTGTTGAGAATTAAACCGCCTTTAACTGAATTTATCATGTCATGTATAAAGTCTCTGAGGTTAACTTCACAATCCCAACTCCAATTGCAATTTGGGGGCCCAGAGCAACACTACTGCCCCTTTCAGAGTTCTAGTCATAACTCCAAGGAGTAAGGATATGTTCTCTACTACTATCATTCTTCAGCCTCCATCCATGCTTCCTTCTCCCCCAATATCACCAGTTTAAGTTGGTATCTAACCAATATCATTTGACAAGTTGATATCCCCTTAATATTATTGATAATTAATCAGCATCAACTTTTGTAAAGGGATATTTTGGACacagctgggtggttcagtggatagtgtgttgagtctggagtcaggaagacttgagttcaaatccagccacaacaacaacaaaaaagcaactGAAAGGAAGCAATGGTAGAATACTTAGAGATCCTCTTAAGCGGAGGCCAAGGCTCTCCATTACACATTTCCAGAAGTCGGATCACCAAGGCTCCATGCGATTTGATATGAGGCAAAGTGCACTGTGAATGTTCCAAGACTAAGCCCTCGTTGGTTTGCCATCTGTTATAATTATTTCCAAATAGAATGTATAAGAGAAGAACATGGAGATAAATAAATGTCATAGTATGAATGGGAGGAACACGCTCATAAATTGCAAGAGTGAGTTAAAttgattagaaaacaaaatccaacaatgtattctttacaagaaacaaacaaatgcaaaagCTCAACctaaaattaaaataagcaatTGTAATAAAGTCTAGTTTGCCTGAACTGAACACAGGATTATACCTTATCACTACTCTCAGCCCTTCTGACCGATAAGTGGAGTCATGAAACTCAAAAATTACATTTAAGAAAAGATCTCAGCACAGAATATCACATTTCTCACTTGACTACAAAACTAAGGGATATCTCTGACTTTCTCCACAATGTCCTATTACTGGGGACCCTTCCCACATccctccttttcagttttattttgtgtattgcCTTCCCCCATTTGATTTCaaattccatgagggcagggaatatctttTTCATATTGATTTCTCCAGttcttaatatagtgcctggcatatagtaggtgcttaataagtgtttattgactactGACTCCAgtattgaaaaatgaaatgaacagaattagAAGAACAATTCAtagatcagaaaaaaatattacaaagagAACTTGGGAAGCTGTAAGAGCTAAGATTAATGCTTTGACCATCTGTGATTCCAGAGGAATGTTGAAGAAATGTTATCTATTAAAGAAAGATAATGGATTACTGTCAGCAAACAGTATTAAGTCTGTGTCCCTAAGATATTACTTGGTAGgtcataaatgttcatttttttcttttatctttttaaggAGACCTAGACTAATTGATTTAGTGGGAATTCCTAAAGGAACAGAGATCCATTTGATAAATTTTGCCTATTCTTCTGCTAAGCTTGTATAACCAACTCTAAATGCTTAACCCTTTTTTGGGAACCGTATATGTGTTTGAGACTTACCTGACCctgtttcctttcattttgcaCTTTGCCTATTGCTCTTATTGAGGACTGAGTTTGAAATTCCAGTAAGATTGCATTTGTGGTAGAGTTTGACTATTTGGTTGACAAAAGGAGAACATTGAATGAGGGGCTTTTAAACAATAGTCCCAGAAATCAGAACCCCTCAGGTTTATCCTTAGAGTAGTGAGGGTAGCTATAATCAGTTGACTTCTGAAAACCTGGCCTGTCAATGCAAGTTCCTGTTGAGTGAGTGAGTCCAGAAAGGATGAGGTGTCTACCAAAATATAAAGTTCCCAAAATAACAGACCCCCAAATAAagaccagaaaaggaaattgaattggTTTAAAGGaactacaaaagaaaaccaagctATTTTCCTGATGGATTTATAAGACAATTATATCAAAGTTATAAATAGCAATTTATACATGcataaagatttttttagaaACTTGAGAAAAACTCTAACAAAATCCTTTAATGAGGGAAACATAGTCCTAAGAACTAAACCAGGGAAGTACAAAGCAAAGTAAGAGAACTAGAAATCAATATAACTATTGAGAGTATATGTTCAGATTTTGAGGGGAGGTGTTATGAAACAACTCTTCTTACTATACTACCTTAGTACATACTTTTTCCTAAAGCCTAAGTAAGTCAGGCTCATGGTTCATTAACATCAATTATTAATAATGAAGGGAAACTAGAAGGGTCCCTAGAATAGGGACTCATGCCAATAACATTAGAAAGATATATACAGCCCTTCCCAGGTACACTCATGACCCTGATTGGAAGATATTGCATTGCTCTGGAGTAATCAACCAGTCAGTTGAAGAGAAGTAGAGCTTAAATTGGTTACacatagaagagaacagaaaaaactCCTAAAGAATCATAGAGAAATAGTATAACTTGAAAAGTTACATGTTATTTAAGGAGCAAGTTGTTAATTaatatgaattaattttaaaagaaaaatgttatcaaAAATCTAGTAATTTGTCCAAAATCCATCCACTGTGTTCAAATTAGATTTATATCAAGGAAGTACTGATGCTTCCACAGGAATGTATTTAACATAATCATGCTGGAATACCTAATAACCAATGGTAAAAGACTTTGACAAAGTACATTTGTTTATGAAAAATCATACAAAGCATATGCTTCTTTTGATGTAAGGAAAGTATCTATCTCAATTCGAAAGCTAATATAATGTGTAATGGgaaaatattagatttcccaaagaagaaaggagaaaaggaaggaatccctctttcttttccatcatttCACAAACCTCTAGAAATGCTAGTGATAGTAATAAGGAAAGGTAAAGAAATATaagcaaaggaaagatgaaaCTCTCTTTCTGCTGAAAGCGCTATGCTTTACTTTAAAAAGTGCTCCAAGATTGGCACAGAAACCAATTGAAACAATAAATTTGGTAGAATTCCAGGATAAAAATAGAACCACTAATCAACAGTATTTCTGTGTAGTTACAACAAAGTTCAGGCATGAATATTAGTAtaagataagcatttattaagtgtctgctacaTGGCAGGTTTTAGTGCTTTGAAATATCTCAATTGATTCTAAGATGACCCTGGGACATAGGTacaatattttatagtttttatagttatttataactattttataaccattttatagttgaggaagctgaggcaggaagagattaagtgacttactcagaatcATACAACTATTGTCTGagatcggatttgaactcaagtctttctgattctaagctcaGTGTTTTATTTGCTTTGGCACCTGCCTCTGAATAATAGCAAACAAGAGACCTTGAGAACATTAAAGGATCATGAAGATTCTGGGCTTCTCATCTTGCTATTGACATCCTGGCACCATCAACCAGGTCAACAGCACCCGGCAGCAGTCTCTGCATTAGGAATTGAGAAGAGACTAGATATAATTTGACAAAGCAGATTCCTGGCTGGACAAGGCACTGAGCAAAGAATCTATGTCACAACTAAGGGAACTTCTTGAAAATCTTCACTAAGTGGAAGAACTTCCAACAACCAAAAGATTTTGGCATAAGTACTTTATAAGCTTGAGTCAATATTTCTCTGAGCTCTGCACAGTGTTGGGAGAATATGTTCAGACTTTGGGGAGAGGTGTTATGAAACAAATCTTCTCACTATACTACCTTAGTACATACTTCTTCCTAAAGCCTAAGTAAGTCAGGCTCATGGTTCATTAACATCAACTATTAATAATGAAGGGAAGCTAGAAGGGTCCCTAGAATAGGGACTCATGCCAATAACATTAGAAAGATACATACAACCCTTCCTAGGTACACCCATGGCCCTGGTGGGAAGATGTTGCATTGCTCTGGAGTAATCAACCAGTCAGTTGAAGAGTGTAAATTGGTTACACttagaagagaatagaaaaaactCCAAAAGAATCATGGAGAAGTAGTATAGCTTGAAAAGTTACATGTTATTTAAGAAGCAAgttgttaaaaataaaagtacacttttatgtgcaatcatctttttattaatcTATGCTATGGAAAAGCTCaatttattttatgttaaaaataatgtgtactaaaagaagaaaaattaaatgataaattGATTAAAAAGGGAAGCACAATGCACATTGTAGTCCCCTACATTTTCCTGTAcagtcttctttttctattatatGTATAGAGATATGCCttatttatttggtgtttgttaaattcagagtttaaaacaatatatttttaaaagaaaagctcaGTGCCagtcttttaaaatgtattattctcttgtaTTTTGAACTTTGATATACTGACAAACAGAAATGTTTCAATAtagcaaaaatataaaaagaaaattgcaactgaaatttttattttctactaggtacaatttgttttcttttattctacaTTAATTTCAACACTTTAGAAACAAGCTAGGCTTTGCAATAAAGATGAGTTTAGAAAGATGGAGTAGATTGAGAGGGGCTCTCCAGACAGGAGGAATAGTTATCTAAGaaaagttacaaaagtgggaatgAGATTGGTATGAATGAGGGAAACAATGAGATGCATCTTTCTGAAACAGATAGACTTCAGAATGGTCATGAGAGATAGCAGATCCTAGAGGTCACATGACACAAAAGCAGAACAGAAACAATATACAGGTGAATAACCAGGGCTTTGACCCAAATACATGTTCAAATTCATTGTGGGAAGGAAATAGTGTTGAGAAGACATGAAAACAGCTAGTCTTGATATCTGGAGATAAAGATCAAGGTTATTCCTAGAGGAAGAGGTATTGCATGAGTCTGGTCAGGGGGGTGGGGAAATTGAATGACCCCAAGGATTGTCTGAAGCAGAGTCCCTGAATGCATTCCCTACGGGAAATCCAATAATACCAGTTTTGAAATACCCAGTAGACAGATCTCCCTAGATATCACTGTTTCCTTAGTTGGTACATAGGACTCAGGAGGGAAAGGACCAGAGAGCGATGGGACAACTAATACCTTCTTGTTAAAGAAGGTTTATAGGAATCTGATCCCAAAAGCTCCCAGGCAGAGCAAATATTGTtattcttcctttcatctctggACTCGGTGAAGAATGTCTGGAGAATTACTACAAGCTGGGGAGATTCCTACAAAAAGTTTACCATATTCTGAATGGTTCTGTGGATAAGAGGCTGGACTTAGAGAGTGAGAAGGAAtttgattcaaatcctacctcaaatactTAGAAGCTGTGCTGCCTTGGACAAATTATGCAGCCTATCTGGGACTCagcttttcatttgtaaaaagatgAGGCTGGACTTAATGACaataaatttatgatcttatggtCCCCTTATTCTTTTACAAATTACTCCCAGGCCAGGTGAGGAGAGGGTTAATGTTGCTGATACATTTGTCCCTAATTATGTTGTCAGATATAATAATCTGCAGAATCAAATGCCAACCTTGATTCACATCCTGTCCTTGGAAAATCAGTTTCTCACATGTAAAGAGCACAAGCTGCAAGTCTGGAGATGGAAATAATGCACAGCTAGATAAAGAATtaatttccttcccctctttgttTTCCTAACCTTCTAATGGATGAACTTTTTGCTCTCCAAATAAGACCAGAGGGACCAGCAATGTAGAGGTCACCGCTGTGTCAGATCCACAACTAAGAGGTATGGATGGGCTATCCTTTACCAGGGATATTAAGAATTTGTTGAGGAAACATATGCCAATTTACCATCTTTCCTTTGTGTATTGGTTCATCTGGAAGGGCAGGtcatttttattctgattttgtaGAGAGGAGCCAGACTAGCATAATTGGAAATGTTCTGAAAGTGTAAATGCCACTTTTCTTTTGAAGGAGAGTTCCTTTTAAATGTTTGCAGCATTTAGTTTTAGAAGGAACTCTGTGAAGGAACTCTCAATATACTAAGCAAATAATTTAAATcattttgttctgatttgcattttttCACGTATGCGTGATATTTAGACAATCTCTGAATTGGAAGGTGCTTAATCTATTCCAGCTAGTAATCACATTCAGAAATCTCTCCACCTTATCCTTTTTAGgtggtaataataacaacaacaataagtatTACTTGTACAGTTCTTTTAAAGTTTATGAAGCTATTTATATCAAGTATCTCAGTTAGGCTTTACCACCATATAGTAATATAGGAACTAAAGttattgtctccacactattgaTATTTACTCTTCTAAACTGAAGGTTAGAGTTCAaatggcttgcccatggtcacacagctagtaaatgtcagagacagatTAAAACCCctgtcttcctaactcaaagtcCAGTCCCTCCTTTTGTTCCTCTTAGTCagatgacatagtagatagaacactgcacctggagtcaagaagacctgaaaatCAATCTTGCCTCAGGCAATAAATAATGGGTTATCCTGGGCTGAAAACTTATCACCTTTCTGCTAACTTAACTCAgggggttgatgtgaggatcacatgacatAATGTGTGAAAAATCCCGGCACACTGTGAATCACTAGAAatgacagttattattattaagtgtTAGTATTACTCTTAGTGTTTTGTCAAAACACTTCTCATCTAGTCTTTGTATATTTCTAAATCTGGGGAACACAGagtaggagagaaagagtgatggAAAAGCAGcctggaaagataagttggagcCAGGGATGTAATGTTCAAGAAGTTGTCAATTTATTCCGGAGACAATGAGTCACTGAAATTTGGTGCAAATATTAATGTAGTCAGATCTGTGCATTAAGAATGTAAAtttgattgcacatatataacctatatccaatTGTTTACTTTCTGAGGGATGGTGGAAGataaggagtgagggaggaaatatgaaactcaaattttcattaaaaattaatgttaaattgtatgtatatgtaattggaaaaataagttattattttaataaagattataaatttgataaatatgtgGAATATGAATTCTAGAGAGGAGATGCTGGAGGTAGAAAATTCAATTATTTGTTATAGTTTGTTAAAGATTTCGTAAGGAGTTGAACTAGTGTGGTGACCATGTATGTGAGTGGAAAGCTATAGAGGAACTGGAACAAGGGAGCTAATAGTTCCGTTGTATTCTGCTGTGGAAGAAAATGGctagaatattgtgttcagttttggggattatattttaagaatgacATTTACAAAATGGTATTTTGCCAGGTGATAAGGCCATCAACATGGTAAGGGGACAGATCTTAGAATTGATTGAAGCaactgaggaagaaaagatgtgGGAGCCAGGGTAGCTGTTTCGAAGGCTTTGTAGAACTGCCTTGTAGAGGaagaattcacatttttttctgctAACACCTAGATAGTTCAACTAGAAGCAATGTGcgaaattgtgatttttatttgatatttgagaaaaactttataaaatgtaaaattgttCATGATGGAAATGAGCTGCCCTAGGAAGTTATGAATTACCCTCGATTACAGTTCTTTAAATGCAGCCTGGATGTTACAAAGGGAATATTTCTGACGTTCCTTATGACTCAGAGATTTGCAGCTCTAACTCTTAATATTCTTTCAGTAGATCCCTAAACAAGATGGAGAGCAACAACCTCACCTCAGTGACTGAGTTCATCCTCCTTGGCCTCTCCAGTCAGCCTGAGCTCCAGGTGCTCCTCTTCGTGCTTTTCCTCATGATCTACCTGATGATCTTGCTGGGGAACCTGCTCATTGTGTTGTTGATATTGAGGGATTCACGCCTCCACACACCTATGTACTTCTTCCTCACTAATTTATCCAGTGCTGAAATATGTTTAACATCCTGTGTATTTCCACAAATGTTGGTACATTTCTTTGCAGAAAGAAAGTCCATCTCCTACTCTTGCTGTGTCACACAGTTCTACACATTCCTGGCCTTTGGCATTTCAGAATGCTTTATCCTTTCAGTGATGGCCTATGACCGCTATGTTGCCATTCGAGACCCCTTAAGGTACTTAATCTCAATGAACTGGGGTGTTTGTAGGATGTTGGCTGCTGGGTCATGGTTGGGTGGTTTCACAGTATCCACAGTGGATACAGTTGTCACGTTCCAGCTTACCTTCTGTCAGAATAATGTTATCAATCACTTTTTGTGTGAAATGCCTGTCCTATTGCAACTGTCTTGTACTGATACAAGTCTGGCAGAATTGGTGGTGCAGGTCTTCTGTatttttacccttttctgccctgTCACATTCATCATCCTTTCCTATGCACACATCATCATTGCTGTCCTGAGAATTCGTTCCTCCCAGGGACGCAGGAAAGCCTTCTCTACTTGCTCTTCTCATCTTGTGGTTGTCACCCTATTTTATGGGATGGTAATATTTGTTTACATGAAACCGCAGTCTCTATCTTCTCCAGAATACAATAAGATTGCTTCTATGTTTTATGTGGCTTTCACACCTACCCTCAACCCTCTCATCTATAGCTTGAGGAATAAGGAGGTTAAAATGGCCCTGAGAAAACTTTTGGGAAAACCTGAAACTGCTTAATTGCACATATCTTTTCACTGAGTCCATGTGAGGAAAACTCCCACCCAAATAGACTCCTTGTTGTTCTTCCACAAGTTTCTATTTTGTCTGTTGTTATGTTCAGAATCATAACCTTTCACTTTTCATTCGATATTTTCTGTCGTTACGTTAGGAGCTACCTGGACTTTCCCTTGCATTCCTCTGTGTCTttcttattaaaaagaaaagaaatagtgtTGATTTCCCCAGCACAGGTTTAACTCACACACATGTAATTTGGAATATTGAGAATTATTCTACTGCAAAATAGATTTAAATAATGAGTATCACAACTAGGAGAAGCACAGCTAGTGTTATGGAAGTTGGGGTGATTTACTTGTGGGAAGAGGATTTTGATTGGAATACTAATTTCCATGGGTAGAAGAAGGTTTTTCTGGTAGGGGCAGTAAGAGGACACAGGGCTGAGTAGGTGATGGAGGAGGAGTTTACATGGGCAGTTAATGGGAGTGACATAGAATTCGCGTGTTAAATCTCATAACAGTGCTAGTTTTGAGAATAAGTATGGCCAGTGACCTCTAATTTTATCACCCAAGGGCAGTGCCCTGATATCTCTGCTTTAGCCACTAGCTTGGTAACTACAGTCCTACTTGGATTTTTGAGCTTCCTGAAATATCTATGTGGATCCTATGCTAGAAAATAAGAAACTTGTATAAACATCTCTTGTAAAGTCCATgctgattttgttgtttttattcttaAGGCATTTTCAtcctgtctgactttttgtgactagatctggggttttcttgttaaagatactGTAGCagtttgacttttccttctccagttcattttatacatgaggaaactgaggcaatcagggttaaatgacttacccagggtcacacaactgataagtgtttgaggccagagttgaactcagattTATCTCACACCGGGTCTGGCATTTTAATCACTTAGCCTCACAGCTGCTGTGATCATCCTAAGTTTCACTGAGCCAATGTGAGTCACTCACATTACTTGGTGTGATGGAGTCAGATTTCCACGTCAAGAAACAAACCATATTTAAATGAACTCATTATGTCATGCATAAAAACTCTGAGATCACTTTCCCAATCACAATTTCAATGACGCTTTGTGTGCCCTTAGCAACACTTCCACTCCTCCCAGGATTCTAGTCTTTTTTCCAGGGCATGAGGATATCTACTCTAGCAGTATCATTGTTCAGCCTCAATCCACTGTGTTTCCCCCAATATCACCAGTTTTAGTTAGTCTCTCACCAATATCATTTGACAAGTTGATATCGCCTCAATGTTATTGATATCCAGTCAATGCCAATATTTGTGAAGGGTTATTTTGAGAATAGCTGGTTGGTTCAATGAATAGAGTGTtaagcatggagtcaggaagatctgaattgaaATCCAGTCACTacacaacaaaaaaacaactgaaaggaAGCAGTGGTAGAATACTTAGAGAGTCTTTGAAGTGGTGGCCAAGACTCTCCATTAAACATTCCCAGAAGTGGGAGCACCAAGACTCCATGTGGTTTGATATGGGGAAAAGTTCATTGTGTGTGCTCTATATTCTACATCTTCATTGGTTTGCCATCTGTTATATTTATTTCCAAGTAGAATGTATAAGAGCATACATGAAGGgacataaatattattatgaaTATGAGTCAGTTGAACTCACTCATAAATTGTAAGAATTGATTGAATTGCTTAGAAAGtaaaattcaacaatatgttgctaaCAAGAAAAATACTTAAACCTAAAAAGtcaacacagaattaaaataagggatttcaacAGAATCTAGTATGTCTCAGCTGAAAATAGAATTTTGTCTCATCACAactgtcttcctttctcatttataAGTAGATTCATGAACTCCAAAAACTGCATTTAAAGAAGGCTCTCAGCTCAGAATTCCTCATTTTTCACTTGGCTATAGCACTAAGGTATATCTCTGAGTTTCTCTATAATGCCCTGGTGCTAGGTACCCTTCCCACATCCatccttttcagtttcttcttatgtgttatcttcccctaCTTGATTACAAAGTCTATGAAGACAGGGAATGTCTTTTTCCTGTCTGTGTCTCcggtgcttaacatagtgcctggcatactgtaagtgcttaataagtgtttattgactattgCCTTTAGtagtgaagaatgaaatgaagaaaattagaaaaatttatATACTATAAAGTATGTAAGGACAAAATTAAAATCTATAAGAACTTTGATCAAATCAGCAACCATATATGATTCCAGAGGAATGATGAAGAAACATGTTATCTGTTACAGAAAGATAATGGATTACTGGGAGCAAGCAGTATGAAGTCTGTGTCCCTAAGATACCAGTATCTTACATTTTCCCTAGGGATCATATCATGATAGCttataaatgttcatttcattAGCTCTTTAAGGAGACCCAAACAATTCACCTATTGTGAGTTTCACATGGATTGTAGGTCCGTGTGATAAATTTTGCATATTGGCTTAGTAAGGTTGAAAATCAAATCTAAGTGAATACTGCCTTTTTTTTGGGAACCTTTCATGCAGTTGAGACTTAAGCAGCCCTATTTCCTTTCTTACT from Notamacropus eugenii isolate mMacEug1 chromosome 1, mMacEug1.pri_v2, whole genome shotgun sequence includes these protein-coding regions:
- the LOC140519652 gene encoding olfactory receptor 2D3-like, which encodes MESNNLTSVTEFILLGLSSQPELQVLLFVLFLMIYLMILLGNLLIVLLILRDSRLHTPMYFFLTNLSSAEICLTSCVFPQMLVHFFAERKSISYSCCVTQFYTFLAFGISECFILSVMAYDRYVAIRDPLRYLISMNWGVCRMLAAGSWLGGFTVSTVDTVVTFQLTFCQNNVINHFLCEMPVLLQLSCTDTSLAELVVQVFCIFTLFCPVTFIILSYAHIIIAVLRIRSSQGRRKAFSTCSSHLVVVTLFYGMVIFVYMKPQSLSSPEYNKIASMFYVAFTPTLNPLIYSLRNKEVKMALRKLLGKPETA